GGCTGAACAACCGCGGCGGCACGATCCGCCTGCATGACGGCAGCGAGGTCGCGCGCCTGCCGGACATGATCCGCTGGATCATCGCGACCGATCGGCCTGACCGCCCCTTCGTCGGCAGCATCAATCTGCGCTGGCAGGAGGACGCGGCCGGCAAGCCGGTCACCGAGCTGCCGCCGCATGTGCTCGGCCATGTCGGCTACACCATCCTGCCGGAGCATGCCGGGCGCGGCTATGCCAGCGCGGCCCTGGCGGCGGTGCTCGTCGAGGCGCGTAGTATCGGCCTGCCATTCCTGAAGATCACCTGCGATGCCGGCAATGCGGCCTCGCGGCGGGTCATCGAGAAGACTGGCGGGCGTTTCGTTGAAAGCTTCGTCGCTCCGTTCTACGGGCCGGAGGAGCGGCTGATGTATCGGATCGAACTGCAATCATGACCGAAACGGCCACTTTGCGCCTGACGAACGGACTCGGCCGGCTCGCACCGGGCATCGCCCTGTCGGCGGTGGTGGCGATCGCCTCCGTCCTGGCCGAGCCTGTTGTGAAGCAGCTCGCTGGCGGGCGCGTCGGCATTCCGGCCGTCGTCATCGCGCTGGTGATCGGCATGATGCTGCACCCGATCGCCAATACCAGGCGCTTCGAGCCCGGCATGACCTTCTGCGTCAAGAAGCTGCTGCGCTGGGCGATCGCGCTGCTCGGCTTGCGGGTCGCGCTGGGCGACATCATCGCGCTCGGTCTGAGCACCGCCTTGCTGGTCGTCGTCGCGATGACCGCGACCGTCGTCACCGGCTTCGTGCTGGCGCGCCTGCTTGGCCGCGAGCCCGGCGTCGGTGCGCTCGGCGGCGTCGCCACCGCGGTCTGCGGTGCCTCGGCCGCGCTTGCCACCTCGACTGTCGTGCCCGACTACCGCAACAAGGCCGCCGACACCGCCTTCACCGTGATCGCGATGAACGTGCTCTCGACGATCGCGATGCTGGCCTATCCGCTGCTCTGCGTCTGGCTCGGCCTCTCGCAGCAGCAGACCGGCATCATGCTCGGCGCGACCATCCATGACGTCGCGCAGGTCGTCGGCGCCGGCCAGGCCGTCTCGGACGAGGCCGCTAACGCGGCTGTCATCGTCAAGCTGTTCCGGGTCTTCCTGCTGCTGCCCGCGGTGCTGATCGTCGGCTGGTGGCTGACCCGCCATGGCGAGACCCATGGCGATGCCAAGGTCCCGGTCCCGGTCTTCGCCTTCGTCTTCCTGGTCCTGTGCCTGGTCAACAGTGTACTGAGCACGCAGGCAGGGCTCGCCAGCGTCTACCTGCCGATCCGCGACATCCTGCTCGAAATCTCGCGCTGGGGCCTGCTGATCGCGATCGCGGCGCTTGGCTTGGGAACCTCGATCGCGGCGATGGCCCGGCTCGGCTGGCGGCATCTTGCCGTGGTCACCGGCACAAGCCTCGTCATCCTTGTCGTCGCCACGAGCGGGATCATCCTGCTCGGCTGATTTATCGTCACAGCGGAAAGAGCCATGACCGACATCGTCATCACCGAATTCATGGACGAGGCGGCGGTGGCGGCGCTGAAGGCGCGCTACAGCGTGCACCATGACCCCGACCTCTTCGGCAAGCCGGACGAGCTCGCGCGGCTGGTGACGGACATCCCGGCGCTGATCGTGCGCAACCAGACGCAGGTTCGCGGCGCGCTGCTGGCCGGTGCGAAGAACCTCAAGGTCATCGGCCGGCTCGGCGTCGGGCTCGACAATATCGACATGGAGACCTGCGCGGCGCGTGGCATCCAGGTCTTCCCGGCCACCGGCGCCAACAGCCTGTCGGTGGTCGAGTACGTGATCGGCACGGCGATGACGCTGCTGCGCGGCGCCTATTTCGCCAATGCGGCGATGATCGCCGGCGAGTTCCCGAAGACGAAGCTGATCGGCCGCGAGATCGCCGGAAAGCGCATGGGCCTCGTCGGCTTCGGCGCGATCGCGCGCGATGCGGCACGGCATGCGAGGGCGCTCGGCATGACCGTTGCGGCTTATGACCCCTATGTCCCGGCTGGCGATGCCTGGCAGGGTATAGAGAAGCTTGAGCTCGACGCGCTGCTTTCGACCTCGGACGTGATCTCGATCCATCTGCCGCTGACGCCGGAAACGCGCGGGCTGATCGGCGAGGCCGCCTTCGCCAAAATGAAGCCCGACGCGATCCTGATCAATGCGGCGCGCGGCGGCATCATGGACGAGGCAGCGCTGGTCGCGGCGTTGAAGGGTGGCCGTCTCGGCGGCGCGGCGCTCGACGTCTTCGAGCAGGAGCCACTCAAGGCCGATGGCGCAAAACTCTTCGCCGGCACGCCCAACTTGATCCTGACGCCGCACATCGCTGGCAATACGGTGGAATCGAACGGTCGCGTCTCCGGGCTCGTCGCCGAGCGGGTCATGGCGGCGCTGGAGGGCTGGGCATGACGAAGCTCTCGCTGGAAGCGGCCGAGCAGAAGGTCGCGGATCTCTTCATCGAGGCCGGCGCCTCGCCCGCCAATGCGGCGTCCGTCGCGCTGGCGCTGGTCATGGCCGAGGCGGACGGGCTCAAGGGCCATGGCCTGTCGCGCGTGCCGACCTACATTTCCATGCTGCGCTCCGGCAAGATCGACGGCCAGGCCGTGCCGATCGCGCGCCAGCCCAAGCCCGGCGTGCTGGCGATCGACGCTGCCCACGGCTTCGCCTATCCGGCGATCGACCTCGCCGTGATCGAACTGCCCGAGATCGCCCGCAGGCAGGGCATCGCCGCCGCGCCGATCCGCCGCTCCAACCATTGTGGTGCCGCCGGCCTGCATGTCGAGCGGTTGGCCGAGCAGGGGCTCGTCGCATTGCTCTTTGCCAACACGCCTGGCGCGATGGCGCCCTGGGGCGGCGCCAAGCCGGTCTTCGGTACCAATCCGATCGCGTTTGCCGCGCCGCTGGCCGGCCGCGAGCCGCTGGTGATCGACATGGCCCTGTCCAAGGTGGCGCGCGGCCCGATCGTCGCCGCCAAGCAGAAGGGCGAGCCGATCCCGGAGGGCTGGGCGCTCGATGCCGCCGGCAAGCCGACCACCGACCCGGCGGCGGCGATCGCCGGCACCATGGTGCCGCTCGGCGATGCCAAGGGTGCA
This genomic interval from Bosea sp. 29B contains the following:
- a CDS encoding GNAT family N-acetyltransferase gives rise to the protein MSDGIVSKLVSLHAPGRDVLPAYVRALEAGWSPNTMRNVAPEQLAAIAADPDAFVAGLNNRGGTIRLHDGSEVARLPDMIRWIIATDRPDRPFVGSINLRWQEDAAGKPVTELPPHVLGHVGYTILPEHAGRGYASAALAAVLVEARSIGLPFLKITCDAGNAASRRVIEKTGGRFVESFVAPFYGPEERLMYRIELQS
- a CDS encoding putative sulfate exporter family transporter yields the protein MTETATLRLTNGLGRLAPGIALSAVVAIASVLAEPVVKQLAGGRVGIPAVVIALVIGMMLHPIANTRRFEPGMTFCVKKLLRWAIALLGLRVALGDIIALGLSTALLVVVAMTATVVTGFVLARLLGREPGVGALGGVATAVCGASAALATSTVVPDYRNKAADTAFTVIAMNVLSTIAMLAYPLLCVWLGLSQQQTGIMLGATIHDVAQVVGAGQAVSDEAANAAVIVKLFRVFLLLPAVLIVGWWLTRHGETHGDAKVPVPVFAFVFLVLCLVNSVLSTQAGLASVYLPIRDILLEISRWGLLIAIAALGLGTSIAAMARLGWRHLAVVTGTSLVILVVATSGIILLG
- a CDS encoding hydroxyacid dehydrogenase yields the protein MTDIVITEFMDEAAVAALKARYSVHHDPDLFGKPDELARLVTDIPALIVRNQTQVRGALLAGAKNLKVIGRLGVGLDNIDMETCAARGIQVFPATGANSLSVVEYVIGTAMTLLRGAYFANAAMIAGEFPKTKLIGREIAGKRMGLVGFGAIARDAARHARALGMTVAAYDPYVPAGDAWQGIEKLELDALLSTSDVISIHLPLTPETRGLIGEAAFAKMKPDAILINAARGGIMDEAALVAALKGGRLGGAALDVFEQEPLKADGAKLFAGTPNLILTPHIAGNTVESNGRVSGLVAERVMAALEGWA
- a CDS encoding Ldh family oxidoreductase — protein: MTKLSLEAAEQKVADLFIEAGASPANAASVALALVMAEADGLKGHGLSRVPTYISMLRSGKIDGQAVPIARQPKPGVLAIDAAHGFAYPAIDLAVIELPEIARRQGIAAAPIRRSNHCGAAGLHVERLAEQGLVALLFANTPGAMAPWGGAKPVFGTNPIAFAAPLAGREPLVIDMALSKVARGPIVAAKQKGEPIPEGWALDAAGKPTTDPAAAIAGTMVPLGDAKGATLAMMVEILAAALVGTHFAFQASSFLDDQGGPPDTGQLILAIDPASMGGNWFAERMKLLTHAIEEQPGTRLPGMRRYGLRAKARAEGIEVAL